Proteins found in one Candidatus Nomurabacteria bacterium genomic segment:
- a CDS encoding host-nuclease inhibitor Gam family protein translates to MSEPEPQQAIQAPQSLMDLENLGRRLGKILRKLATTQERKQAALAKVNERYDADISSLSGDADRLVDVIIEYAHAHKPELTDTQTVHLGSMDIEWRTDGKGSLCLLVPEEEVVKRLKRFKSGRDHIVVKESVARASLKADKLTRAKLAGLVDVVYKNVVRVSVLPTPAQRKSGAKWLFVERKQ, encoded by the coding sequence GTGTCGGAACCTGAACCACAACAAGCTATTCAAGCCCCGCAATCGCTCATGGATTTAGAAAATCTGGGGCGTCGGCTGGGTAAGATTTTACGTAAACTTGCGACCACGCAAGAACGTAAGCAGGCTGCATTAGCCAAGGTGAACGAACGCTACGATGCAGATATTAGCTCGCTTAGTGGCGATGCGGACAGGCTGGTGGACGTAATCATCGAATACGCTCACGCTCACAAACCAGAATTGACTGACACCCAGACAGTTCACTTGGGCTCTATGGACATCGAATGGCGCACGGATGGCAAGGGTTCGCTTTGTCTCTTGGTGCCAGAAGAAGAGGTGGTAAAGAGGCTCAAGCGATTCAAGTCTGGGAGGGATCACATCGTAGTAAAAGAGTCTGTCGCCCGAGCTTCGCTCAAGGCAGATAAGCTCACTAGAGCCAAGCTGGCTGGGCTAGTGGACGTCGTCTACAAGAACGTGGTCCGGGTCTCTGTCTTGCCCACTCCTGCCCAACGAAAGAGTGGTGCCAAATGGCTCTTTGTTGAGCGAAAGCAGTAA
- a CDS encoding fasciclin domain-containing protein → MESNKTAGIVAVVLAIAVAVGCIVWFANREDTTATNETSQSNMQPAEQQANRDIVVVASETESLSTLVTAVKAANLVETLQGAGPFTVFAPTNDAFAALPAGTLDTLLKPENQDQLKSILTYHVVPGTVLAGDLTDGQVITTVQGGTLTVKIADGMVYLVDATGNQVKVEKADVNADNGVVHVIGGVLLPQ, encoded by the coding sequence ATGGAAAGTAACAAAACAGCAGGTATCGTAGCCGTTGTATTAGCCATCGCAGTTGCCGTTGGTTGTATTGTGTGGTTCGCGAATAGAGAAGATACTACAGCTACAAATGAGACGAGCCAAAGTAACATGCAACCTGCAGAACAACAGGCCAACCGTGACATAGTGGTGGTAGCATCAGAAACAGAAAGCCTCAGCACCCTAGTGACTGCTGTAAAAGCTGCAAATCTTGTAGAAACATTGCAGGGAGCAGGACCGTTCACTGTATTTGCCCCAACCAATGATGCTTTCGCTGCATTGCCAGCCGGTACGCTAGACACGCTGCTCAAGCCAGAGAACCAAGATCAGCTTAAAAGTATCTTGACCTATCATGTCGTACCAGGCACCGTACTCGCTGGTGACCTAACAGATGGCCAAGTTATCACTACCGTACAAGGTGGTACACTTACTGTTAAAATCGCCGATGGTATGGTCTACCTTGTTGACGCAACAGGCAACCAAGTTAAGGTAGAAAAGGCTGATGTTAATGCAGACAATGGCGTCGTACACGTCATTGGCGGTGTACTATTGCCTCAGTAA
- a CDS encoding sensor histidine kinase: protein MNLKKPTTLKTKIDPQHFVYIVKNVLENAIKFSDKKGKPIDVQLTHSKTGWTLKVRDYGVGIPKQDLPNITQRFYRAKNATNTDGTGLGMAIIDKFVSIYHGDVSITSTVGKGTTVIVTL from the coding sequence GTGAATCTTAAAAAACCAACAACGCTCAAGACAAAAATAGATCCTCAGCATTTTGTGTACATAGTAAAAAATGTGCTAGAAAATGCCATTAAATTTAGTGACAAAAAAGGCAAGCCAATTGACGTACAACTAACACATTCAAAAACAGGGTGGACCCTAAAAGTAAGAGACTATGGTGTTGGTATACCAAAGCAAGATTTACCCAATATTACACAACGTTTTTATAGAGCAAAAAATGCGACTAATACAGACGGGACCGGCTTAGGCATGGCAATAATAGATAAATTTGTTTCTATCTATCATGGCGATGTCAGCATAACAAGCACCGTCGGTAAAGGAACTACCGTAATAGTTACATTGTAA
- a CDS encoding response regulator transcription factor, whose product MMNKVNILVVEDNTDMRTAVSDYLTDNGYIVRSAPSAELAQEKNYPAASDIAVLDISLPGITGLSFTRMLKEQGFDGPIIAITARDTVDDKIIGLEAGMDDYLVKPFDLRELVARINAQLRTKGIQHDLAPIKTAHFKIEPKRHKFFIQDKEVKLTLVEFRIMRKLMQNSHTTVSTQDIIESAWGDDAAITNPPIRIHISNLRNKINDPTLTIIQTIPGVGYLLND is encoded by the coding sequence ATGATGAATAAAGTGAATATTCTCGTCGTAGAAGATAATACAGATATGCGAACAGCTGTGTCTGACTATTTGACTGATAACGGATATATTGTCCGGAGTGCCCCAAGTGCCGAACTAGCCCAAGAAAAGAACTATCCAGCGGCCTCTGATATAGCGGTTCTTGACATTTCGTTACCAGGCATAACAGGTTTATCATTTACAAGAATGCTCAAAGAACAAGGCTTTGATGGCCCGATAATAGCCATAACAGCCCGCGACACAGTAGACGATAAAATTATAGGTTTAGAAGCTGGTATGGATGATTATTTAGTGAAGCCATTTGACTTACGGGAGCTAGTTGCCCGAATAAACGCGCAACTACGTACCAAAGGTATCCAACACGATCTTGCTCCTATAAAAACGGCTCACTTTAAAATAGAGCCAAAAAGACATAAATTCTTTATACAAGACAAGGAGGTAAAGCTCACGCTTGTTGAATTTCGTATTATGCGAAAGTTAATGCAAAATAGTCATACAACCGTGAGTACGCAAGATATTATTGAGTCTGCTTGGGGCGATGACGCTGCAATAACCAACCCCCCAATACGCATTCATATATCTAACTTGCGCAATAAAATTAATGATCCTACGCTAACGATAATCCAAACTATACCTGGCGTCGGCTATTTACTAAATGATTAA
- a CDS encoding PH domain-containing protein, translated as MFLSLAITAVVTLVAQWANEGYYIKENELVVRRGIIHKTEISYPYANMQSVSVQQGFFGRLFNFGLVTIFIPTLGKDILFNEISAPKKFAQILKDHIPYAESGQFLIRK; from the coding sequence ATGTTCTTAAGTCTTGCGATAACTGCTGTCGTCACCTTAGTCGCTCAGTGGGCAAATGAAGGCTATTATATTAAAGAAAACGAATTAGTTGTCAGACGGGGTATCATTCACAAAACAGAAATTTCTTACCCCTATGCTAATATGCAATCTGTGTCTGTTCAACAAGGCTTTTTTGGCAGATTATTTAACTTTGGTTTAGTAACCATCTTTATACCAACACTTGGTAAAGATATACTATTCAACGAAATATCAGCACCTAAAAAATTTGCACAAATATTGAAAGACCACATACCGTACGCTGAAAGCGGCCAATTTTTAATTCGCAAATAG
- a CDS encoding bifunctional (p)ppGpp synthetase/guanosine-3',5'-bis(diphosphate) 3'-pyrophosphohydrolase — translation MQDIRNKTQGMSPSNKALVISKAAHAGQTRKGTNQPYIIHPYSVYGNLLPYTNDESTLAAALLHDVLEDVDPTRYSEQHMREDFGNDIVSIVKLVTKDKTITNWRQSNQSYLDTLWATNDERALLVSASDKLDNLSTSLHDHAREGDTFWARFHAGKEDQKWWYDSVHQVLVAKIPQHPIVQVYGKKVALLKQL, via the coding sequence ATGCAAGATATTAGAAATAAAACCCAAGGAATGTCACCTTCCAACAAGGCACTTGTTATTTCTAAAGCTGCGCATGCAGGGCAAACAAGAAAAGGTACAAACCAACCGTATATTATTCACCCTTACAGTGTGTATGGTAATTTGCTGCCATATACAAATGACGAGTCCACGCTTGCCGCAGCGCTGCTACACGATGTTCTAGAAGATGTAGACCCAACTCGCTACAGCGAACAGCACATGCGTGAAGACTTTGGAAATGACATTGTCTCTATTGTAAAGCTCGTTACAAAGGATAAGACAATTACCAATTGGCGGCAAAGTAACCAAAGTTACCTAGACACATTATGGGCGACAAACGATGAGCGTGCGCTGCTTGTCAGTGCAAGCGACAAGCTAGACAACTTAAGCACTTCTTTACATGATCACGCGAGGGAAGGTGATACCTTTTGGGCGCGCTTTCACGCTGGTAAAGAAGACCAAAAATGGTGGTACGACAGCGTTCACCAAGTTCTTGTAGCTAAAATACCGCAACATCCAATCGTCCAAGTATATGGCAAAAAAGTAGCCTTACTTAAGCAGTTGTAA